DNA from Pelodiscus sinensis isolate JC-2024 chromosome 1, ASM4963464v1, whole genome shotgun sequence:
TCATCAGggccctgctgacttgaagacatctaacctttctaagtaatttttaacttgctcttttcttattttaacttctgaccctaccccatttccactagcattcactatgttaggcatggGTGTCACCATCTAACTTCTTGGCAAAAATCGaaccaaagaagtcattaagcaactctgtcatttccaagttttctgttattctttctccctcttcactgagcaacgggcctactctgtccttggtcttcctcttacataagaacataagaacggccagactcggtcagaccaaagatccatctagcccagtagcctgtctgctggcAATGGCCAATACCATATGCCCCATAGAGAGGGAATACAACACGTGATTCCTCCccagtcatccatttccagacaaacaaaggctcGGGACActgttcctgcccatcctggctaatcgccattgatggacccaacctccagctgtgtctacactgggccacttattccggaaaatcagccgcttttccggaatacgctgcgagctgtctacactggcccttgaatttccggaaaagcaacgacgctctactgtacaaaatcagccgctattctggaaaaattattctgctcctgctcgggcataagtccttattccggaacactgttccggaaaagggccagtgtagacagcccagtagtcttttccggaaaaaagccccgatcgcgaaaatggcgatcagggctcttttccggaaaagcgcgtctacattggccacagacgcttttccggaaaaagggcttttccggaaaagcagcctgccaatgtagatgctccttttctggaaaaactgaaaacggaatagtattccgttttaagcagttctggaaattcatgccagtgtagacacaggctccGTGAACTTATTTAGCGCTTTTTTAACCCTGCTTCTGATtgatttgtagaatgtcttcttgttgccctttatgtctctagctagattgagctcattttgtgtctttgcctttctaatcacTCCAATGACGTCTATGGGAAGGAGTTCTATAGGCTAAAGATGGATTATgtaagcattttaatttttctatgttatacataagaatggccgtattgaaacacaccaaagatccatctagctcagtattctgtctttcAACAACAATCAATGGCAGGTAAGGGAATCATTAAGTAATCCCTCCCGTGTCACCCATATCCAgcctctgtcaaacagaggcaagggacagcaaagaagtattgatggacctagtcTCTAtgattttatctagttcttttttgatccctgttaaggtcctggtcttcacaacatcctctggcaaggagttccacacattGGATgggtgttgtgtgaagaaatacctcctttttgtgtgtttgaaacctgctatctattagtTTCATTTTGTAAACCCCTAGTTCTTGCGTTATGGAAACAAGtttataacttttcctttttcacttcatTCTAGTCATGATTTGCAGACGTCCATTgtatgccccctcagtctccttgtGAGTTCCCTTGCTCGTGTTTTATAATTATGTACCTGATCTACTTCCTTTATCAATAgattcataggctatgtctacattggacattgttgcacaagaagatatgcaaatgaagttgcAGCGATGAATATCACCATACCTCATTTGCTTACcgaatgagctgccatttttccaCAAGGGGGTTTTgaacaaaaaggagcagtctacactgctcctttctgtgcagaaaacccctcttgtgcaagagtcgtTCTGCCACCTACTTTCAAGAAGAAAGGTTCCTGTGCaagagggatttttgtgcaaaaaggaacagtGTAGAGTgctcacttttgcgcaaaacccctttgcgcaaaatggcggctcattaggtatgcaaatgaggtgcggcaatattcattgccacacctcattttcatatcttcttgcgcaagaatgcgcaatgtagatgtagccatagcgTTTAAGGTCAGAGCGACATTAAGAAGATCCTCCAATGTGATGGCCTATGTAACTCAGGTGACTAAATTTCACCCAGTTTCCTCTCTATTTTCAATTCAATTTTTCTGCCTAAGTTTTCCTCTCAAACCGTTTTGCTGATGGTTTGAAACAGCTGGGAGGAATTAGCCCTTTGGAGCAATGAGTCACTAGAGATAGTACGAAGTGGCAACTCTTCTTGCTTTCTCCATTTGAATGTAATGTAATGAGTTCTACTTTCTATTTTCTTCTCCTCTATCTGCCCCAGACATATGACAACACCCCTGATCTCAAAGCCAGACTCAGAATTCCCTTTTACCTGCTATTTCCTTTATACAGACTGGGTAAGCAAAATTGAGCACATATCTAGAGCTGATATTTTCCATCCTTTGTTTTGGCCAGTGCCATGAACGAGCTGCTGTTTCCATGGAATTGCTATTAGTTATGACCAGGTCTTTTCCCTGGGGTGAATCTCCTCCCAATGCCTATTAAGGTTTCACACACCATAATGTACAGACATTATTGATGCATGGAGCAACATcaaacatgaaattaataggctctGTTATTCATAATTCATATCTCTGTATAGTAAAAGTGCCATTTTCCAGAGTGTGAAGAAAGCACAATTTCCTTCATCCATGAAAACAGCGTCCTGTACTGTATGTGGTATTTCATATTCACGTTGTATCTCCATTCAGGCAATTTCACTGTAACCATCGCCCTTGAACCTGTGCTTGTACAGAAAGTCTGCAGAGCATCTGCTTCAAGTAGGAGGCAACGTTCTGCCTCAGAGTTGAATTGCCTCTCCTCCACTGCATGATGGATACCAATACAACTGCCTTCACCAGCCACTCCACCTTCATTTtactgggcattcctggcctggaggcggCCTATGTCTGGATtgccatccccttctgcatcatgtaCATCATAGCCATCTTGGGGAACTTTGCCATCTTATTTATTGTGAAGAAGGAACCGAGTCTCCATGAGCCTGtatactatttcctctgcatgctggccgtcaccgacctggtcctgtccacaaccaccctgcccaaaatgctgagcatcttctggttcaattccagggagatcagtttcaatgcctgcctcacccagatgtttttCGTTCACTGCTTCTCAGacatggagtctgggatctttGTGGCCATGGcattggatcgctacgtggccatctgccatcccctgagacactCCACCATCCTCACAAATTCTGTGGTGGTGAAGATTGGTCTGGTCATTCTGTTGCGTGGCAGCATTCTCATCCTGCCCTGTCCCTTGctggcaaggcagtggccatattgtaAAAGCAATATCATCGCCCACACTCAGTGTGAGAACATAGGTGTGGTGAGGTTGGCCTGTGCTGACACCCGTGtcagtagttactacggcctctttgtaCTATCTTGTAGGCTTGGTGTGGATGTGTCTTTTATCACCCTGTCCTAtatccagatcctcagggccatcttcaacCTCCCCACAAAGCACGCCCGTATCAAAACCTTTGGGACCTGTACCTCACACATCTGTGTCATATCAGCCTTTTACATCCCAACTCTATTTTCCTCATTGTCATCCCGTTTTGGCCAAAATTTGCCCCGTTATATGTACGTTTTCATTGCTGACATATACCTGCTCTTTCCTCCTATGCTGAACCCCGTCATCTACGgtgtgaggaccaaacagattcgggacaggctgctctggctttttacTGCTAAAGGGACTAAAGCGTTTTCCTCAGGTGGTGGCCCTCAGTCCGAGCTccgtggagggctggctggtgaCATGGTACTCGTCCCTGAATCACTGACTGGCCAATCAGAGAAAGATTAAATTCTTTGCTGACTTTACTGTGTTTTCTCAGCGTGACTTACTGGGGAATCTATCTACGTACAATGTATAGGTTTGCCAACTTGCTATTGTATTTGTAATTGTAACTGGAAACCGAAGGCCCTTGCCCCACCTTTTTCCTCAGAGTCCTGCTCCACGTCCCCTGTTGATCCTCCAGCCTCCTCTATGTCTTGTCCTTATGTGCCCCACAATGGTTACTTGCTCCTCTTATGTTCCCCATGACTGCTTGGATCATGTCTATGATGGGTCCCCCAGGGTGCCACCTGGAACTGAGGTACAGCTGGGCCCCATGTCTCGCCCAAATGGGCTGCCCCTTGCACAAGGACGTGGCAAGCTGCAACACCGTCCAAGCTGGTCTCACACAAACATTCCTAGCTAAGGAGCTCACCCAGCTATTCTCTGGAACGCTGTGGGAAGCCACTTAGAAAAGCACAGTAGAGAGTCTACAGCCAGAAtactccctgctccccagcagagGTCTCCACCAACTCACTGTCCTCTCCTGGTGAAACTGTGCGAATCTGTGCACCAGCTCTTGTTCCTGTGCTGAGACTTTCCCTCTGCACCTGGTTTTCTCAGCATGACTCACGGGGGAAAGGCCTTCGAGAAGCCATGCACAgatgccatccaccaggcccatcagttggggaTGAGCATCTGGGAGgcttctctcaaggaccccagtaactctccccagggtctcccaatgggcctgtgccttgctcca
Protein-coding regions in this window:
- the LOC102444208 gene encoding olfactory receptor 51E2-like → MMDTNTTAFTSHSTFILLGIPGLEAAYVWIAIPFCIMYIIAILGNFAILFIVKKEPSLHEPVYYFLCMLAVTDLVLSTTTLPKMLSIFWFNSREISFNACLTQMFFVHCFSDMESGIFVAMALDRYVAICHPLRHSTILTNSVVVKIGLVILLRGSILILPCPLLARQWPYCKSNIIAHTQCENIGVVRLACADTRVSSYYGLFVLSCRLGVDVSFITLSYIQILRAIFNLPTKHARIKTFGTCTSHICVISAFYIPTLFSSLSSRFGQNLPRYMYVFIADIYLLFPPMLNPVIYGVRTKQIRDRLLWLFTAKGTKAFSSGGGPQSELRGGLAGDMVLVPESLTGQSEKD